One part of the Treponema sp. OMZ 787 genome encodes these proteins:
- a CDS encoding FtsX-like permease family protein yields MKLNFYFKLAKKNISTGAKTYIPYIFACSLSIMMFSIMYTLSQDAFTQKLGGLKALMGFGVIIVGFFSMIFIFYGNKFLIKNRVKEIGLYTILGLEKKHIAGVLFFEFLACYFLSMLFGAIGSMLFGKLCFLILFKLSGIPSKIDYSLSLTFLKPASIVFFCFFVINYLYNLKKISLLNPIQLLTESKSGEKRSKYLRLKTFLALFFAGAGYILSILSFTPMTALQFFLPAVIFVIAGTFFFFESITVFILNKMKKRKSYYKPAKFISISGMIYRMSQHAKGLASICILLTMILLTLASVTSIYMVSEKIISKAFIRNHQLDKLFRKNNTELQNKEKLIADIKEIGLKHSIETKDLLYVRYFYGISNINGNVFYENDDSYFSRNNVQVMLCNLDDIKNIFPDELRKKLLANAANMNDDELFIFCNKEVDCTKPLRIGQKEFKLTKLENKFVAILDNSPYIPYSPFPYINIIAKDSKSLDLIKDELNLLKENSKVRFKNKKQLTLEESFFWNTSADNLSIPQSYSQDIQKLAKTSEAGLFYHNKFESYKNRREFDGSFLFLGAFLSLMFLIWLILIMYFKQISEGLEDRRRWQIMLKIGMDSSLIKKTSHAQLVWLFVLPVLVSLVHCLFASPLFTRLLFAFGLFNKIVFFAALFLSGGFTLILYLVFYKITSSKYNKIIR; encoded by the coding sequence ATGAAACTTAATTTTTATTTTAAGCTTGCTAAAAAAAATATTTCGACAGGTGCAAAAACTTATATTCCATATATTTTTGCCTGCTCACTTTCGATAATGATGTTCTCGATTATGTACACTCTTTCACAAGATGCCTTTACTCAAAAATTAGGCGGACTTAAGGCTTTGATGGGATTCGGTGTTATAATAGTCGGCTTTTTTTCGATGATTTTTATCTTTTACGGAAATAAGTTTTTAATTAAGAACAGGGTAAAGGAAATAGGGCTTTATACTATTTTGGGACTTGAAAAAAAACATATTGCAGGAGTTTTGTTTTTCGAATTCCTAGCCTGTTATTTTTTAAGTATGCTTTTTGGCGCAATAGGCTCCATGCTTTTCGGAAAATTATGCTTTTTAATTTTATTTAAGTTAAGCGGGATTCCTTCAAAAATCGACTATAGTCTTTCGCTTACATTTTTAAAACCTGCAAGTATTGTATTCTTTTGTTTTTTTGTAATAAATTACCTTTATAATTTAAAAAAGATAAGTCTTTTAAATCCTATCCAGCTTTTAACCGAATCAAAAAGCGGAGAAAAAAGGTCGAAATATTTACGCTTAAAAACTTTTCTTGCACTTTTTTTTGCCGGGGCAGGCTATATCCTTTCAATTTTAAGTTTTACTCCTATGACGGCTTTACAATTTTTTTTGCCTGCCGTTATTTTTGTAATTGCGGGAACCTTTTTTTTCTTTGAAAGCATTACCGTTTTTATTTTAAATAAAATGAAAAAACGCAAATCCTATTATAAACCTGCAAAATTTATTTCCATTTCGGGAATGATTTACAGAATGAGTCAGCATGCGAAGGGTTTGGCTAGTATCTGTATTTTGCTTACGATGATCCTGCTTACTCTCGCTTCGGTAACCAGTATTTATATGGTAAGCGAAAAAATCATATCAAAAGCCTTTATCCGCAATCACCAATTGGATAAACTATTTAGAAAAAATAATACGGAATTACAAAATAAGGAAAAATTAATTGCAGATATAAAAGAAATAGGTTTGAAGCACAGTATAGAAACAAAAGATTTATTGTATGTAAGATACTTTTATGGAATTTCAAATATAAACGGAAATGTTTTTTATGAAAATGATGATTCATATTTTTCCCGCAATAATGTTCAAGTTATGCTGTGCAATCTTGATGATATTAAAAATATTTTTCCTGATGAGCTGCGTAAAAAATTATTAGCAAATGCTGCAAATATGAATGATGATGAGCTTTTTATTTTTTGCAATAAGGAGGTTGACTGCACAAAGCCTTTACGAATTGGTCAAAAAGAATTTAAACTAACAAAACTTGAAAATAAATTTGTTGCCATACTGGATAATTCTCCATATATTCCTTATTCTCCTTTTCCTTATATAAATATTATAGCTAAAGATTCTAAAAGTCTTGACCTTATTAAAGATGAATTAAATTTATTAAAAGAAAATTCAAAAGTGAGATTTAAAAATAAAAAACAGCTTACACTTGAAGAATCCTTTTTTTGGAATACTTCGGCCGATAATCTAAGTATTCCTCAAAGCTATTCTCAAGATATACAAAAATTGGCAAAGACTTCTGAAGCGGGGCTTTTTTATCACAATAAATTTGAGTCCTACAAAAACAGAAGAGAATTTGACGGAAGTTTTTTATTTTTAGGCGCTTTTTTAAGTTTGATGTTTTTAATCTGGCTCATCCTCATCATGTACTTTAAACAAATTTCCGAAGGATTGGAAGACAGAAGACGATGGCAAATAATGCTCAAAATAGGAATGGATTCTTCTTTAATTAAAAAGACTTCACACGCCCAGCTTGTTTGGCTCTTTGTGCTTCCCGTTTTGGTTTCTCTGGTTCATTGCCTTTTTGCTTCTCCTCTGTTTACCCGGCTCTTATTTGCCTTTGGTCTTTTTAACAAGATAGTCTTTTTTGCTGCTCTGTTTTTAAGCGGGGGATTTACCTTAATTTTATATTTAGTTTTTTATAAGATTACTTCGAGTAAGTATAATAAAATTATTAGATAG
- a CDS encoding Rpn family recombination-promoting nuclease/putative transposase: MRKSFDELTITDDYMFYRVMENIDICKTLLNIVLHDKIGTITDIQLQKTVTDAGNAKGVRFDVWAKDCDGTIYDVEMQAINKDDLAKRIRYYQSAIDVSVLEKNQPYEDLPDSFIIFFCTFDYIGKGLPVYSFKTICTENTNIQLADGITKIIINSKAAEKEESSALKNFLQYMNGKVSDDHFIQKIEGRIKEVKMSEEMRREYMLINSFERDARNDGWKAGIQEGIQQGIAQGFADGIMQTAKNLLKIGLSVENIAEATGLSREEIEKL, encoded by the coding sequence ATGCGGAAAAGTTTTGACGAGCTTACTATAACCGACGATTATATGTTCTATCGTGTTATGGAGAATATTGACATTTGCAAAACGCTTTTAAATATTGTCTTGCACGATAAAATCGGTACTATAACTGATATTCAGCTTCAAAAAACAGTAACAGATGCAGGAAATGCAAAAGGTGTACGTTTTGACGTGTGGGCTAAAGACTGTGACGGCACCATCTACGATGTGGAAATGCAGGCAATCAATAAAGATGACCTAGCAAAGCGTATACGCTACTACCAATCGGCAATAGACGTAAGTGTGTTGGAGAAAAATCAGCCTTATGAAGATTTGCCTGATTCATTTATCATTTTCTTCTGCACCTTTGATTATATTGGTAAAGGTCTCCCCGTGTATAGTTTTAAAACAATATGCACAGAAAACACAAATATACAACTTGCTGACGGGATAACAAAGATAATCATTAACAGCAAGGCAGCTGAAAAAGAAGAGAGTTCTGCACTTAAAAACTTTTTGCAGTATATGAACGGTAAAGTAAGTGATGACCATTTTATCCAAAAGATAGAGGGGCGGATAAAAGAAGTAAAGATGAGCGAAGAAATGAGGAGGGAATACATGTTAATAAATTCATTTGAAAGGGATGCACGGAATGATGGCTGGAAAGCAGGAATACAAGAAGGTATACAGCAAGGTATAGCTCAAGGCTTTGCTGACGGAATAATGCAGACCGCAAAAAACTTGCTTAAGATAGGCTTATCGGTTGAAAATATTGCAGAAGCTACAGGTTTAAGCCGTGAAGAAATCGAAAAGCTGTGA
- a CDS encoding ClbS/DfsB family four-helix bundle protein produces MPRPTTKEDLIFASNEQFEKLWSLIDGMTEEEKAADINPNERDKNVRDMLVHLYEWHCLLLNWIKSNTKGKPAAFLPAPYNWKTYPEMNIEFWKKHQDTSYTDAEKMLKKTHKDVMKLIETFSNDELFSKKCFNWTGTTTLGSYCVSATASHYDWAIKDIKKALKKNRGK; encoded by the coding sequence ATGCCGAGACCTACAACAAAAGAAGATTTGATTTTTGCTTCAAATGAGCAGTTTGAAAAACTATGGAGCTTAATTGACGGTATGACCGAAGAAGAAAAAGCTGCCGATATAAATCCGAACGAGCGCGATAAAAATGTACGCGATATGTTGGTTCATCTTTATGAGTGGCACTGCCTCTTATTGAATTGGATAAAATCCAACACGAAAGGGAAGCCTGCAGCCTTTTTACCTGCACCTTATAACTGGAAAACTTATCCTGAAATGAATATTGAGTTTTGGAAAAAGCATCAAGATACTTCTTATACCGATGCCGAAAAAATGCTAAAAAAAACTCATAAAGACGTTATGAAACTCATCGAGACTTTTTCGAATGATGAACTTTTTTCAAAAAAATGTTTTAACTGGACAGGAACAACAACTCTCGGAAGCTACTGTGTATCTGCAACAGCCAGCCATTATGACTGGGCAATCAAGGATATAAAAAAAGCTCTAAAGAAGAATAGGGGAAAGTAA
- a CDS encoding YafY family protein, whose translation MLRTVLDLTMRAERLFEIVFILLNRKQTTAQELAKKFGVSVRTIYRDMDILSTAGIPVYTMQGTGGGIFIDESYTINKSILTKEEQEKILLALQCLSPIDEIHTESILNRLSAIFQKNTDWVKIDYSIWGSENGNGIFETLKQAVLECRAVKLEYISSYGEKSERTVYPLRFLYKSKAWYAECYCTEKNDYRLFRLTRILSITKTLTAFNRTDLLNKMPDHKEAAPVSLTNIKLKCTAKTVYRLYDEFPPELITKDSDGSYTLNAALPFDSWVCGFILSLGTEVEILEPKSLKEEIAQLAEKIMKKHKKN comes from the coding sequence CTGCTCCGGACTGTTTTAGATTTAACCATGCGCGCTGAAAGACTTTTTGAAATCGTATTCATTCTTCTCAACCGGAAGCAGACAACTGCACAGGAGCTTGCAAAAAAATTCGGAGTATCGGTACGTACTATTTACCGCGATATGGATATTTTAAGTACCGCAGGAATCCCCGTATATACAATGCAGGGAACAGGCGGCGGTATTTTTATCGATGAAAGCTACACAATCAATAAATCGATTTTAACAAAAGAAGAGCAGGAAAAAATTCTGCTTGCACTGCAATGCCTTTCACCAATCGATGAGATACACACCGAATCCATTTTGAACCGTTTATCTGCAATCTTTCAAAAAAATACGGACTGGGTTAAAATCGACTATTCAATTTGGGGAAGTGAAAACGGTAACGGCATTTTTGAAACATTGAAGCAGGCGGTTTTGGAATGCCGCGCCGTCAAGCTGGAATACATCAGCTCTTATGGAGAAAAAAGCGAGCGCACGGTTTATCCCTTGCGATTTTTGTATAAATCAAAGGCGTGGTATGCCGAGTGCTATTGTACCGAAAAAAACGATTACAGGCTTTTCAGATTAACCCGTATTCTTTCTATTACAAAGACTTTAACGGCATTTAACCGTACTGACTTACTGAATAAAATGCCTGACCATAAAGAGGCTGCACCGGTTTCGCTTACAAACATTAAATTAAAATGTACCGCTAAAACAGTCTACAGACTCTACGATGAATTTCCTCCGGAGCTTATTACAAAGGATTCCGACGGCTCGTATACCCTGAATGCAGCTCTCCCCTTTGATTCATGGGTCTGCGGTTTTATCCTGTCACTTGGTACCGAAGTAGAAATCCTCGAGCCGAAAAGCTTAAAAGAAGAAATCGCCCAACTTGCAGAAAAAATTATGAAAAAGCATAAAAAGAATTAA
- a CDS encoding type II toxin-antitoxin system death-on-curing family toxin, translated as MNFFSEEQVLKIHSSLITKTGGVHGVRELNLLDSSLKSIFQTFDGKELYPSTLNKAAQLCYSLIENHPFLDGNKRIGIHLSLIFLKINGIDLNYTQEELINFGFEIASGKIKQEK; from the coding sequence ATGAATTTCTTCTCGGAAGAACAGGTTTTAAAAATTCATTCATCTTTAATTACAAAAACCGGAGGAGTACATGGAGTTCGGGAATTAAATCTTTTGGACTCAAGCCTAAAATCAATATTTCAAACTTTTGATGGAAAAGAATTATATCCATCGACTTTAAATAAGGCAGCTCAACTTTGTTATTCACTAATTGAAAATCATCCTTTTTTAGATGGAAATAAAAGAATAGGCATCCATTTATCATTGATTTTTCTTAAAATAAATGGAATTGATTTGAATTATACTCAAGAGGAACTAATTAATTTTGGATTTGAAATAGCTTCAGGCAAGATAAAACAAGAAAAATAA
- a CDS encoding OmpA family protein codes for MKYRIFKNNILKKLVLLVFILCFSLLFAQEDEKNNEFLFKFKFIDGDAYKVHSVVDEKVYVNGKFHHQAHIINRIEVEVSDIQPAEADEPASALFSCMFMTSEQNSNKTFDWSRNYPSVFRRDEAGFYSIGDEYFMPVVRNVPAFPNYPVKPGDTWQGEGFEAHDFRDAFGIEKPFTFPFEVEYQYIGLAEIDGQTYRHITASYDLNHLVPQEVLKNYKGKIDVPIKILGKSRQNLYWDEERGNLFCYNEEFNIKMFLYSGYTYDFIGTARAEVIEVKKIDTSTEEEIKKSVEDLNLENTTIEKTDEGLTISIENIQFLPNSAVLRDSEKEKLKKIGEILSKFSDRELLISGHTALAGTEKERQKLSEERAAAVANYLIELGVQEREHVYTRGFGARRPVAANNSPENMAKNRRVEITILDK; via the coding sequence GTGAAATACCGTATTTTTAAGAATAATATTTTAAAAAAACTCGTCTTGTTAGTGTTTATCTTGTGTTTTTCTCTCCTTTTTGCTCAAGAAGATGAGAAAAACAACGAATTCCTCTTTAAATTTAAATTTATTGATGGCGATGCTTATAAAGTTCACTCTGTTGTAGATGAAAAAGTCTATGTAAACGGAAAATTTCATCATCAAGCCCATATTATCAATAGAATTGAGGTAGAAGTTTCGGATATACAGCCAGCTGAGGCAGATGAACCTGCCTCAGCTCTTTTTTCATGTATGTTTATGACAAGCGAGCAAAATTCCAACAAAACATTTGACTGGTCCCGCAATTACCCAAGCGTATTTAGGCGTGATGAGGCAGGGTTTTATTCTATCGGCGATGAATATTTTATGCCTGTTGTACGGAATGTGCCGGCATTTCCTAATTATCCCGTTAAGCCGGGTGATACATGGCAGGGAGAAGGCTTTGAAGCCCATGATTTTAGGGATGCCTTCGGTATTGAAAAGCCCTTTACCTTTCCGTTTGAAGTTGAGTATCAATACATAGGTCTTGCAGAAATAGATGGGCAAACCTACCGCCACATAACGGCAAGCTACGACTTAAATCACCTTGTTCCGCAAGAGGTTCTTAAAAATTATAAGGGCAAAATAGATGTTCCTATAAAAATTTTAGGCAAATCGAGGCAAAATCTATATTGGGATGAAGAACGAGGAAACCTCTTTTGCTACAATGAAGAATTTAATATCAAAATGTTCCTTTATTCAGGCTACACCTATGACTTTATAGGGACTGCAAGAGCAGAAGTAATTGAAGTAAAAAAAATTGATACAAGCACTGAAGAAGAAATAAAAAAGAGCGTTGAGGATTTAAACCTTGAAAATACCACCATCGAAAAAACAGATGAGGGCTTAACAATCAGCATCGAAAATATTCAGTTTTTGCCCAATTCGGCTGTCTTAAGGGATAGCGAAAAAGAAAAATTAAAAAAGATAGGTGAAATCCTTTCAAAGTTCTCCGATAGAGAATTATTAATTTCAGGGCATACGGCCTTAGCAGGAACCGAAAAAGAAAGGCAAAAGCTTTCAGAAGAGAGGGCTGCCGCCGTAGCTAATTATCTTATTGAGCTGGGCGTGCAAGAGAGGGAACATGTTTATACCCGCGGTTTCGGAGCCCGACGGCCCGTTGCAGCAAATAATTCGCCTGAGAACATGGCTAAAAACAGGCGTGTAGAAATAACTATTTTGGATAAATAA
- the nifJ gene encoding pyruvate:ferredoxin (flavodoxin) oxidoreductase, translating to MSQEKKLVMIDGNTAAGHVAHALSEVIAIYPITPSSPMGEVADEYSARGRENIWGTVPDVVELQSEGGAAGAVHGALTTGALSSTFTASQGLLLMIPNMYKIAGELTSTVFHIAARAVACSALSIFGDHQDVMACRQTGWAMLASNSVQEVMDLAIISHAATLEARVPFLHFFDGFRTSHEVQKIEEVSYDIMRQMVSDELVRAHRKRGLTPENPELRGTAQNPDIYFQGREAVNKYYLATPEIVQKQMDKYAKLTGRQYHLYDYYGAKDAEQVIIIMGSGADTVEETVDELNAKGGKYGLLKVRLYRPFSAEHFVKALPATVKGIAVLDRCKEPGSLGEPLYEDVRTAIGEMQAAKKCPFTHYPVIIGGRYGLGSKEFTPAMVKGVFDNLEGEKKSNFSVGIEDDVTNTSIKYDPNFKLEDKDMHQAMFFGLGSDGTVGANKNSIKIIGEATDNKAQAYFSYDSKKSGGFTISHLRFGKHSIRKPYLITNADFVACHKFSYLETYDMLHSLKKGGTFLLNAPYGKNEIWDNMPIEVQKQIIEKEAKFYVIDAIKIAENAGMGNRINVVMQTAFFKIFGILPEAEAVDLIKKFIEKSYGKKGPEIVQKNIKTIDMALEGVEKVDYPKTATSKLKMHPAITGNAPDFVKNVLGKVAIQKGDDIKVSEMPEDGTFPTATTQYEKRAIAEHVPIWKSDICIQCGQCTVVCPHACIRMKAYDGSLLAKAPQGFKSCDYKGKEFEGSKFTIQVSVEDCTGCGLCVQQCPAKSKENPEIKAINMENFVENRKQEAANWDFFFNDIPDPDVKKLNLSVPKGIGMKRPLFEFSGACAGCGETPYVKLLSQLFGDRAIIANATGCSSIYGGNLPTTPYAKRCDGRGPAWSNSLFEDAAEFGYGMRLTSDKLAVYAREVAAKVKEKGIAAGVIDKILNNTQEDDAAIEDQRSFVAELKKELAGSKDELAKELDSLTDHFIKRSVWILGGDGWAYDIGYGGLDHVLASGKNINVLVMDTEVYSNTGGQMSKATPIGAVAKFAASGKDISKKDLGMMAMSYGYVYVAHISMGANMSQVIKAFREAESYDGPSIIIAYSHCINHGINMTKGMTNQKEAVTCGLWPLYRYDPRLVEQGKNPFQLDSKEPDFNLADFMYKEVRFKTLKNADPERAQMLLDKAVAKAKRQWQEYKYLADRPF from the coding sequence ATGAGCCAAGAAAAAAAACTTGTAATGATCGACGGTAATACTGCTGCCGGTCACGTTGCCCACGCCTTAAGCGAGGTAATTGCCATTTACCCGATTACACCGTCAAGTCCGATGGGTGAGGTCGCTGATGAATATTCAGCCCGCGGAAGAGAAAATATTTGGGGTACTGTCCCCGATGTTGTTGAGCTTCAATCTGAAGGAGGAGCTGCAGGTGCCGTACACGGAGCCTTGACAACAGGAGCTCTCTCTTCAACATTTACCGCATCTCAGGGCTTGCTCTTAATGATTCCGAATATGTACAAAATAGCCGGTGAATTGACCAGCACTGTTTTCCACATTGCTGCCCGTGCCGTAGCTTGCAGTGCTCTTTCAATCTTCGGAGATCACCAAGACGTAATGGCTTGCCGCCAGACAGGTTGGGCTATGTTAGCATCCAACTCGGTACAGGAAGTTATGGATCTTGCCATTATTTCCCATGCAGCCACATTGGAAGCAAGAGTACCCTTCCTCCACTTCTTTGACGGATTTAGAACTTCGCACGAAGTGCAAAAAATTGAAGAAGTTTCTTACGATATCATGCGCCAAATGGTAAGCGATGAACTTGTCAGAGCTCACCGAAAACGCGGTTTAACCCCTGAAAATCCCGAGCTTCGCGGAACAGCACAAAACCCTGATATTTACTTCCAGGGCCGTGAAGCCGTAAACAAATACTACCTTGCTACTCCCGAAATTGTTCAAAAACAAATGGATAAGTATGCAAAACTTACGGGAAGACAATATCATCTTTACGACTATTATGGAGCAAAGGATGCCGAGCAGGTTATCATCATAATGGGCTCCGGAGCCGACACTGTTGAAGAAACGGTAGATGAGCTCAATGCCAAGGGCGGAAAATACGGTCTTTTAAAAGTAAGGCTTTACAGACCTTTCAGTGCCGAACACTTTGTAAAGGCCCTTCCTGCAACAGTAAAGGGCATCGCAGTTCTTGACAGATGTAAGGAACCCGGTTCTCTCGGTGAACCCCTCTACGAAGATGTAAGAACAGCCATCGGCGAAATGCAGGCTGCAAAAAAGTGCCCCTTTACCCACTATCCCGTTATCATCGGCGGACGCTACGGTCTAGGTTCAAAAGAATTCACACCGGCCATGGTTAAGGGTGTATTCGACAACCTCGAAGGCGAGAAGAAGTCCAACTTCTCTGTAGGTATCGAAGATGATGTTACAAACACAAGCATCAAGTACGATCCCAACTTCAAACTTGAAGATAAAGACATGCATCAGGCTATGTTCTTCGGTTTGGGTTCAGACGGTACTGTAGGTGCAAACAAGAACTCAATTAAGATCATCGGTGAAGCTACAGACAACAAGGCTCAGGCCTACTTCTCCTATGACAGTAAAAAATCGGGCGGTTTTACGATTTCTCACTTGAGATTCGGAAAACACTCAATCCGAAAGCCCTACTTAATTACAAATGCAGACTTCGTTGCCTGCCATAAGTTCAGCTATCTTGAAACCTACGATATGCTCCACAGCCTCAAAAAAGGCGGAACCTTCCTCTTGAACGCTCCTTACGGAAAGAACGAGATTTGGGATAATATGCCCATCGAGGTTCAAAAGCAGATTATCGAAAAAGAAGCAAAATTTTACGTAATCGATGCTATCAAGATTGCAGAAAATGCCGGCATGGGTAACCGAATCAACGTTGTTATGCAGACAGCCTTCTTCAAAATCTTCGGAATCTTGCCTGAAGCCGAAGCCGTAGACCTAATCAAAAAATTCATCGAAAAGTCCTACGGAAAGAAAGGCCCCGAAATTGTTCAAAAGAACATCAAAACTATAGATATGGCTCTTGAAGGAGTTGAAAAAGTTGACTATCCCAAGACAGCAACAAGCAAGCTCAAGATGCACCCTGCAATCACCGGCAATGCACCCGACTTTGTAAAGAATGTTTTGGGCAAGGTTGCTATCCAAAAAGGTGACGACATCAAAGTAAGTGAAATGCCTGAAGACGGAACCTTCCCGACAGCCACAACTCAATATGAAAAGAGGGCTATCGCAGAACATGTTCCGATCTGGAAGAGCGATATCTGTATTCAGTGCGGTCAGTGTACTGTTGTTTGTCCTCATGCCTGTATCCGAATGAAGGCTTATGACGGCTCTCTCTTGGCAAAGGCACCCCAAGGCTTTAAATCTTGCGACTATAAGGGCAAGGAATTTGAAGGCTCCAAGTTCACGATTCAGGTTTCGGTTGAAGATTGTACAGGCTGCGGTCTTTGCGTTCAGCAGTGTCCTGCAAAGTCCAAGGAAAATCCCGAAATCAAGGCTATCAACATGGAAAACTTTGTTGAAAACAGAAAGCAGGAAGCTGCTAACTGGGACTTCTTCTTCAATGATATTCCGGATCCGGATGTAAAGAAACTTAACTTGAGCGTTCCCAAGGGTATCGGCATGAAGCGCCCGCTCTTCGAGTTCTCCGGAGCTTGTGCAGGCTGCGGTGAAACTCCCTATGTAAAACTTCTTTCACAGCTTTTCGGCGACAGAGCCATTATTGCAAACGCAACAGGCTGTTCTTCAATCTACGGCGGAAACTTGCCTACCACACCCTATGCAAAACGATGCGACGGAAGAGGACCTGCATGGTCTAACTCACTGTTTGAAGATGCAGCAGAGTTCGGTTATGGTATGAGATTAACAAGCGATAAGCTCGCTGTCTATGCCCGTGAAGTTGCCGCTAAGGTAAAGGAAAAGGGAATTGCAGCCGGTGTAATCGACAAGATTCTCAATAACACTCAAGAGGATGATGCCGCTATCGAAGATCAGAGAAGCTTCGTTGCAGAGCTCAAAAAAGAGCTAGCCGGTTCAAAAGACGAGTTGGCCAAGGAATTGGACTCTTTAACCGACCACTTTATCAAACGCTCCGTTTGGATCCTCGGAGGAGACGGATGGGCTTACGATATCGGTTACGGCGGTTTGGATCACGTTCTTGCCTCAGGCAAAAACATCAATGTTCTTGTAATGGACACTGAGGTTTACTCAAATACCGGCGGACAGATGTCAAAGGCAACACCTATCGGTGCCGTTGCAAAATTTGCCGCTTCCGGTAAGGATATAAGCAAAAAAGATTTGGGTATGATGGCTATGAGCTACGGCTATGTTTATGTTGCCCACATTTCGATGGGTGCAAACATGAGCCAGGTAATCAAGGCCTTCCGCGAAGCCGAAAGCTATGACGGACCTTCGATTATCATCGCTTACAGTCACTGTATCAACCATGGTATCAACATGACCAAGGGTATGACAAACCAAAAAGAAGCTGTAACCTGCGGTTTATGGCCTCTTTACAGATACGATCCGAGACTTGTCGAGCAGGGCAAAAACCCCTTCCAGCTTGACAGCAAGGAACCCGACTTTAATCTTGCCGACTTTATGTACAAAGAAGTCCGCTTCAAGACCTTAAAGAACGCCGATCCTGAGCGAGCTCAAATGCTCTTGGATAAGGCTGTTGCTAAGGCTAAGAGGCAGTGGCAGGAGTACAAGTATTTGGCTGACAGGCCCTTCTAA
- a CDS encoding tetratricopeptide repeat protein, with protein MTERPVQSKLNNALNILKQGDLKGAYAELERLLKNDLENADIDYTLKGVRFWEDKLEKAKKASTPLEKAEMMISQWKPFLAYIHRQGEEKEFIIYSLKCAVFTIALEFYADLFKEESELPDAEPYRKIGLCYKVLGNYERALEFLRYAAEIDKNSGAVLADLADCYALYGEIKFAKAFFREAFFIDPEGIELQFLESEIIRRLINRVYNLGYNVEDIADWVPVYGVIDGVFNVKRELRAFEVGQLKQNIFLMEGEVQTASQEQKHKLIPRLINHYFWQIDHYVSVNENKSKIDDLLLRIKVLDQNIYNCYMR; from the coding sequence ATGACTGAAAGACCCGTACAGAGTAAATTGAATAATGCATTGAACATCCTCAAGCAGGGAGATCTAAAAGGAGCCTATGCCGAGCTTGAAAGGTTATTAAAAAATGACCTTGAAAATGCAGACATTGACTATACTCTAAAGGGCGTTAGGTTTTGGGAGGATAAGCTTGAAAAAGCAAAAAAAGCTTCTACTCCTTTAGAAAAGGCCGAAATGATGATATCGCAATGGAAGCCTTTTTTAGCCTATATTCACCGCCAGGGAGAAGAAAAAGAATTTATCATATATTCCTTAAAATGTGCCGTTTTTACGATTGCTTTGGAATTTTATGCAGATCTATTTAAAGAAGAATCGGAACTGCCTGATGCAGAGCCTTACCGCAAAATCGGTCTTTGTTATAAGGTTCTCGGAAACTATGAAAGAGCTCTTGAATTTTTGAGGTATGCCGCCGAGATAGACAAGAATTCCGGTGCGGTCTTAGCAGATTTGGCCGATTGTTATGCCCTTTATGGGGAAATAAAATTTGCAAAAGCTTTTTTTAGAGAGGCCTTTTTTATAGACCCTGAAGGAATTGAACTGCAATTTCTTGAGTCCGAAATTATTCGAAGGCTTATTAATAGAGTTTATAATCTTGGTTATAATGTTGAAGATATTGCCGATTGGGTGCCAGTGTACGGTGTTATTGACGGTGTTTTCAATGTAAAGCGGGAACTTAGGGCTTTTGAAGTAGGACAACTAAAGCAGAATATCTTTTTGATGGAAGGTGAGGTGCAAACTGCCTCTCAAGAACAAAAACATAAGCTTATTCCGCGTTTGATAAACCATTATTTTTGGCAGATTGACCATTATGTTAGCGTAAATGAAAACAAGTCAAAAATAGATGATCTGCTGCTGCGGATAAAAGTATTGGATCAAAATATATATAATTGCTATATGAGGTAG